One stretch of Carassius gibelio isolate Cgi1373 ecotype wild population from Czech Republic chromosome B1, carGib1.2-hapl.c, whole genome shotgun sequence DNA includes these proteins:
- the LOC127948313 gene encoding PDZ and LIM domain protein 3, with the protein MKKKKERERYKEREIALTLEEWSSLSSKGFRAEFTITLETHTPAVDMPFSVVLDGHAPWGFRLIGGRDFSQPLTVAKISPGSKASRVNLSPGDIILAIDGVSAENMMHSEAQNLIKDATYQLTLTVERPETKLWSPSVTEQNKSHPFKINLEAERQECSPIGTGHNRKASPFVAAANIDETRQVVSPTYNSPIGLYSSGNIQDALQGQLKGLIHGKPGSPRKLNNIEESEVYRMLQRDQDEDEPHEPRQSGSFKAIQSFIDSEGTCPLVKRKVRAPMTKSSAPAGNLHKLPMCDKCGNGIIGTVVKVQDKFRHPDCFVCAECEENLKQKGYYFIDDELYCETHAHARAKPPESPDL; encoded by the exons atgaaaaagaaaaaagagagagaaagatataaagagagagagatagcccTCACTTTGGAGGAGTGGTCTTCTCTCTCATCTAAAGGATTTCGAGCTGAATTCACCATCACACTCgagacacacacacctgctgtggATATGCCGTTCTCTGTTGTGCTGGATGGACACGCACCGTGGGGCTTTCGACTTATTGGAGGACGGGACTTCAGCCAACCCCTCACCGTCGctaaa atatcACCAGGAAGTAAAGCTTCCAGAGTCAACCTCTCTCCTGGAGACATCATCTTAGCGATAGATGGAGTTTCTGCAGAAAACATGATGCACTCTGAGGCTCAGAATCTAATCAAGGATGCCACCTACCAGCTCACACTTACTgtagagag ACCAGAGACTAAGCTGTGGTCACCAAGTGTCACTGAACAAAACAAAAGCCATCCATTTAAAATTAACCTAGAGGCAGAGAGACAA GAGTGCAGTCCAATAGGAACAGGCCATAATCGAAAGGCTTCGCCATTTGTGGCCGCAGCCAACATCGATGAAACACGTCAGGTGGTGAGCCCAACCTACAACTCCCCTATTGGCCTTTACTCCTCAGGCAATATCCAGGACGCCTTACAAGGGCAACTCAAGGGCCTCATCCATGGCAAACCAGGAAG TCCTAGGAAACTTAACAATATAGAGGAGTCCGAAGTATATCGGATGCTGCAAAGAGATCAAGATGAGGATGAACCTCATGAACCGCGACAGTCGGGATCTTTTAAAGCAATACAGAGCTTTATTGACAGTGAGG GTACATGTCCATTAGTGAAAAGGAAAGTCCGCGCCCCTATGACCAAGTCATCTGCTCCTGCGGGGAACTTGCACAAGCTACCAATGTGTGATAAGTGTGGTAACGGCATAAT TGGGACAGTTGTGAAGGTTCAGGATAAGTTTCGTCATCCGGACTGTTTTGTGTGCGCTGAATGTGAAGAAAACCTAAAACAAAAAGGATACTATTTTATAGATGATGAGCTATACTGTGAAACCCATGCTCATGCCAGGGCAAAGCCTCCTGAGAGTCCAGACCTTTGA